A single genomic interval of Lathyrus oleraceus cultivar Zhongwan6 chromosome 7, CAAS_Psat_ZW6_1.0, whole genome shotgun sequence harbors:
- the LOC127100871 gene encoding probable glutathione S-transferase yields the protein MAEVQLLGARGSPFVQRVQYALKLKGIEYTFIDENIKNKSELLLKYNPVYKKVPVLVHNGKPLSESLVIIEYIDETWENYPILPQQAYEKALARFWSKFIDDKIWPAIAKAAWTVNKEEREKGNEEVLQALQFLENELKNKFFGGENIGIVDIAASFIAFWLPTLEEAIGLKFLSGGKFPKLQKWSQEFINHPIVKEILPPREGLSAYFKTRYAALSSAK from the exons ATGGCTGAAGTTCAATTATTGGGTGCAAGAGGAAGCCCATTTGTTCAAAGAGTGCAATATGCTCTAAAACTAAAGGGTATTGAGTACACTTTCATTGACGAAAATATAAAAAACAAAAGTGAACTTCTTCTTAAGTACAACCCTGTTTATAAGAAGGTACCTGTTTTGGTTCACAATGGAAAACCATTATCTGAGTCACTTGTGATTATTGAATACATTGATGAAACTTGGGAGAATTATCCCATTCTTCCTCAACAAGCTTATGAGAAAGCCTTGGCTAGATTTTGGTCTAAGTTCATTGATGACAAG ATCTGGCCGGCGATAGCAAAGGCGGCATGGACAGTGAACAAAGAGGAGCGAGAGAAAGGCAATGAAGAAGTGTTGCAGGCTCTACAATTTCTTGAGAATGAACTCAAGAACAAATTCTTTGGCGGAGAAAACATTGGCATTGTGGACATTGCTGCTTCCTTCATAGCTTTCTGGCTTCCTACCCTTGAAGAAGCTATTGGATTGAAGTTCCTTAGTGGTGGCAAGTTTCCTAAGCTCCAAAAATGGAGTCAAGAGTTCATCAATCATCCTATTGTGAAAGAGATTCTTCCTCCCAGAGAGGGACTCTCGGCGTATTTCAAAACTCGATATGCTGCTCTTAGTTCTGCAAAATAA